A genomic segment from Actinomadura hallensis encodes:
- a CDS encoding GntR family transcriptional regulator: protein MTTIDPHSPVPKYFQLRAILLDLIESAELPVDAPIPSERELCARYGLSRMTVRQGVDQLVSEGRLYRVPGKGTFVARPKIEVPLRLVSFTEDMLARGLRPGAVDLDRRTVPADAHLARIFGVEPGTKIHVIERLRTADGEPMAVERSHILASLAPDLLDRRLADRSLYGVLEAVYGLVFDAGDQTIDASLADASDARHLKIPKGSAVLLLQRRSYTGGVCAELGVSTYRADRYQIHTSLGTPPPHS from the coding sequence GTGACGACCATCGACCCGCACAGTCCCGTACCGAAGTACTTCCAGCTCCGCGCGATCCTGCTCGACCTGATCGAGAGCGCGGAACTGCCCGTCGACGCCCCGATACCGTCGGAGCGCGAGCTGTGCGCCCGGTACGGCCTGTCCCGCATGACCGTCCGGCAGGGGGTCGACCAGCTCGTCAGCGAAGGGCGGCTGTACCGCGTCCCGGGCAAGGGCACGTTCGTGGCCCGGCCCAAGATCGAGGTGCCGCTGCGGCTCGTCTCGTTCACCGAGGACATGCTCGCCCGCGGCCTGCGTCCGGGCGCCGTCGACCTGGACCGGCGCACGGTCCCGGCCGACGCGCACCTGGCCCGGATCTTCGGCGTCGAACCCGGCACGAAGATCCACGTCATCGAGCGCCTGCGCACCGCCGACGGCGAGCCCATGGCCGTGGAGCGCTCCCACATCCTGGCCTCCCTCGCCCCCGACCTCCTCGACCGCCGCCTCGCCGACCGCTCCCTGTACGGCGTCCTGGAGGCGGTCTACGGGCTGGTCTTCGACGCGGGCGACCAGACCATCGACGCGAGCCTGGCCGACGCCTCCGACGCCAGGCACCTGAAGATCCCCAAGGGCAGCGCCGTCCTGCTCCTGCAACGCCGCTCGTACACCGGAGGTGTGTGCGCCGAGCTGGGCGTGTCGACCTACCGGGCGGACCGCTACCAGATCCACACGTCCCTCGGAACCCCCCCGCCTCACTCCTGA
- the nagA gene encoding N-acetylglucosamine-6-phosphate deacetylase codes for MPSQLITAPNMISTPEGGPARVLSPGYVRVEDGVIADAGEGDPPGRPDVELPEGFLAPGLVDIQVNGYFGHDMVDADEAGWHTVVSRLPETGVTAFMPTFITAPIETQAEALRRTRDILPGLPEGARVLGVHIEGPFLSEKRKGAHNPLHLTDPTPEAVEALLETGLVKLLTLAPERNGALEAIRTLTEAGVLVSVGHSDATAAQVRAAADAGARKVTHIFNAQSGVHHRDPGVAAQALIDERLSPGLILDLHHVGPEAAALVFRAAPGRVVLVTDAAAAAGMPPGTYDLGGEPVIMPEDGPPLRADGTIAGSGLRLDEAVGNAVGLGVGVAAAVDAASRVPADLVGRPDLGRIAPGAAADLVWLGPDHRARATWVAGRKVFGGGA; via the coding sequence ATGCCATCACAACTGATCACGGCCCCCAACATGATCAGCACCCCCGAGGGAGGACCCGCCCGCGTGCTCTCTCCGGGCTACGTCCGCGTCGAGGACGGGGTGATAGCCGACGCGGGGGAGGGAGACCCGCCCGGGAGACCCGACGTCGAACTGCCCGAAGGGTTCCTCGCGCCCGGCCTGGTCGACATCCAGGTGAACGGCTACTTCGGCCACGACATGGTCGACGCGGACGAGGCGGGCTGGCACACCGTCGTCTCCCGCCTGCCCGAGACGGGCGTGACGGCGTTCATGCCCACGTTCATCACCGCTCCCATCGAGACGCAGGCCGAGGCCCTGCGCCGCACCCGTGACATTCTGCCCGGACTGCCGGAGGGCGCCCGCGTGCTGGGTGTCCACATCGAGGGCCCCTTCCTGTCCGAGAAGCGCAAAGGCGCCCACAATCCCCTCCACCTCACCGACCCGACGCCCGAGGCGGTCGAGGCGCTGCTGGAGACGGGCCTGGTCAAGCTGCTGACCCTCGCGCCCGAGCGGAACGGCGCGCTGGAGGCGATCCGCACCCTCACCGAGGCCGGCGTCCTGGTCAGCGTCGGGCACAGCGACGCGACCGCCGCGCAGGTCCGCGCCGCGGCCGACGCGGGCGCCCGCAAGGTCACCCACATCTTCAACGCGCAGTCCGGCGTCCACCACCGCGACCCGGGGGTGGCCGCGCAGGCCCTCATCGACGAGCGGCTGAGCCCCGGCCTGATCCTCGACCTGCACCACGTCGGGCCGGAGGCGGCCGCGCTGGTGTTCCGGGCCGCGCCGGGACGGGTCGTGCTCGTCACCGACGCCGCCGCGGCCGCCGGGATGCCGCCCGGCACCTATGATCTCGGCGGCGAGCCCGTCATCATGCCCGAGGACGGCCCGCCGCTGCGCGCCGACGGCACGATCGCCGGCTCCGGCCTCAGGCTGGACGAGGCGGTCGGCAACGCGGTCGGCCTGGGCGTCGGCGTGGCGGCCGCGGTGGACGCCGCGTCCCGCGTCCCCGCCGACCTGGTCGGCCGCCCCGACCTCGGCCGGATCGCGCCGGGCGCCGCGGCGGACCTCGTCTGGCTCGGGCCGGACCACCGGGCGCGCGCGACCTGGGTCGCCGGGCGGAAGGTCTTCGGAGGGGGAGCATGA
- a CDS encoding SIS domain-containing protein has protein sequence MTSRMRAEIGEQPEALTRTVDALLPRLPDLKALAQETRQVLFIARGSSDNAAVYGRYLVETHTGRLATMAAPSIATAYRRRLDLDGVLAVAISQSGRTEEIVETLGWARDCGARTVAVTNGEGSPLAEGAEVALITRAGEEVAVPATKTYTTQLAALAVFTLGLGADVPADDLRRVPDEVARVIALTEESPALPEIVEALAEVPGTVVSGRGIPYGTALELALKIKEACYLHAMGLSYADLLHGPIAVVDERTPALLVAADSGPTLAGTVALAGRVVGAGARAYGIGGGRALAGACSAALPGPALPEWVAPLGLIVPGQILVENLARRLGIDPDVPRGLNKVTQTH, from the coding sequence ATGACCAGTCGGATGCGGGCCGAGATCGGCGAGCAGCCGGAGGCGCTGACCCGGACGGTCGACGCGCTGCTGCCCCGCCTGCCCGACCTGAAGGCGCTGGCCCAGGAGACCCGGCAGGTGCTGTTCATCGCCCGCGGATCGTCCGACAACGCGGCGGTGTACGGGCGCTACCTGGTCGAGACGCACACGGGGCGGCTGGCCACGATGGCCGCGCCGTCCATCGCGACCGCGTACCGCCGCAGGCTCGACCTGGACGGCGTGCTGGCCGTGGCGATCAGCCAGTCCGGCAGGACCGAGGAGATCGTGGAGACGCTCGGCTGGGCGCGGGACTGCGGCGCCCGCACCGTCGCCGTCACCAACGGGGAGGGGTCGCCGCTCGCCGAGGGCGCCGAGGTCGCGCTGATCACCCGGGCGGGCGAGGAGGTCGCCGTCCCCGCGACCAAGACCTACACCACCCAGCTCGCCGCGCTCGCGGTGTTCACGCTCGGGCTCGGCGCGGACGTCCCCGCCGACGACCTGCGGCGCGTGCCGGACGAGGTGGCCCGCGTCATCGCGCTGACCGAGGAGTCCCCGGCGCTGCCGGAGATCGTGGAGGCGCTCGCCGAGGTCCCCGGCACGGTGGTGTCCGGGCGCGGCATCCCGTACGGGACCGCGCTGGAGCTGGCGCTGAAGATCAAGGAGGCGTGCTACCTGCACGCCATGGGCCTGTCGTACGCCGACCTGCTGCACGGCCCGATCGCCGTCGTGGACGAGCGGACCCCGGCGCTGCTGGTGGCCGCCGACTCCGGTCCCACGCTCGCCGGCACGGTCGCGCTGGCCGGGCGGGTCGTCGGCGCGGGCGCCCGCGCGTACGGGATCGGCGGCGGCCGGGCACTGGCGGGGGCGTGTTCGGCCGCGCTGCCCGGCCCGGCGCTGCCGGAGTGGGTGGCGCCGCTGGGGCTGATCGTCCCCGGCCAGATCCTGGTGGAGAACCTGGCGCGGCGGCTCGGCATCGATCCCGACGTTCCCCGTGGCCTGAACAAGGTGACCCAGACACACTGA
- a CDS encoding glucose PTS transporter subunit EIIB, protein MDKAEAIVAALGGADNIVEIEPCATRLRTEVSDTGKVDEAALKRAGAHGVLRSGTVVQVIVGPEADTLATDIEDILD, encoded by the coding sequence ATGGACAAGGCCGAGGCCATCGTCGCCGCTCTGGGCGGCGCCGACAACATCGTCGAGATCGAGCCGTGCGCCACCCGGCTGCGCACGGAGGTCTCCGACACGGGCAAGGTCGACGAGGCCGCGCTGAAGCGGGCGGGGGCGCACGGCGTCCTGCGCAGCGGCACGGTCGTGCAGGTCATCGTGGGCCCCGAGGCCGACACGCTCGCCACCGACATCGAGGACATCCTCGACTGA
- a CDS encoding PTS sugar transporter subunit IIA, producing MTRVLSPVTGRVVGLAGVPDPVFAQAMVGPGTAVDPERGPGHAIAPVTGKLVKLHPHAYVVVDEEGHGVLVHLGVDTVKLKGEGFELLVSEGDAVTAGQPVIGWNPAAIEAGGRSPVCAVVALDAGADALSDVVESGEVSKGDDLFTWS from the coding sequence ATGACCCGAGTACTGTCACCGGTCACCGGCCGGGTCGTCGGCCTGGCCGGCGTCCCCGACCCGGTGTTCGCCCAGGCCATGGTGGGTCCGGGCACGGCGGTCGACCCCGAGCGCGGCCCCGGCCACGCCATCGCCCCCGTCACCGGGAAGCTCGTCAAGCTGCATCCGCACGCCTACGTCGTGGTGGACGAGGAGGGCCACGGCGTGCTCGTCCACCTCGGCGTCGACACCGTCAAGCTGAAGGGGGAGGGCTTCGAGCTGCTCGTCTCCGAAGGCGACGCGGTCACCGCCGGGCAGCCGGTCATCGGCTGGAACCCCGCCGCGATCGAGGCGGGCGGGCGCTCGCCGGTCTGCGCCGTCGTGGCGCTCGACGCGGGCGCCGACGCGCTGTCCGACGTGGTGGAGTCGGGCGAGGTGTCCAAGGGCGACGACCTGTTCACATGGAGCTGA